The genomic DNA TTTGTTGATAAAGTAAAAATTTTCTAATTTTAGGATAAGTAGCTAATTTAGAAGCTATTTCTCCAACTATTTGACAATGAATTACTTTAGAAATTTTATTTTTTTTTTAATAAAGAAAAATCTAAATTTTTTAAAAAACAAACTATATTTTTTTCAATAATAGGAATATTTTTTTTTAATATCATTACTGCTAATAATCTATATATTACACCAGATTCTAGAATATACCAATTTAATTTGTTTGCTATGATATTACATAAAGTACTTTTTCCAACCCCACTAGGGCCATCAATTGTAATTACAGGAATATTTTTTTTCATATTTTTATATAATCTACTTTAAATAAAAAATTTTATTTATTAAATATTTTTTCAACGAAAAATGTGTATTATTAATTTTTACAAATTGTCAAAAAATCTTGAAAATATTCTGGATAAGTTTTAATTACACAATTTGGATCCATTATTTTAACACCTACATCAGATAAACATAACAACGAAAAACACATTGCCATACGATGATCGTTGTACGTATTAATTTCAGAAAAATTGAAATTATTAGGAGGAGTAATAGATAAAAAATCTTTTCCTTCTTTAACTATTGCGCCTACTTTTTTTAATTCATTTGTCATAGCAGATAATCGATCTGTTTCTTTAACTCTCCAATTGTATATATTTCTTATAATAGTCGTTCCTTTAGAAAATAAAGCTACTATAGCAACAGTCATTGCTGCATCAGGAATATCATTCATATCCAAATCTATTGCTGTTAATGTGTTTTTAGTAGATATTATAAAAGAATCTCCCCAATTAATAATTGCTCCCATTTTTTCAAGAACACTAGCAAATTTTACATCACCTTGAATGCTTTTTTTTCCTACCCCAATAACTTTAACAGATCCACCTTTTATTGCGGAAGCAGCTAAAAAATAAGAGGCTGAAGAAGCATCTCCTTCAATTGTATAATTACCTGGTGTTTGATATTCCTGATTACCTTCAATATAAAAAACGGAATACGTATCATGCTTGATATATACACCAAATAATTTTATTAAATTTATTGTGATATCTATATATGGTTTAGAAACTAAATTTCCTTTTATAAATATAGTTGTATTTTTTATGGCCAAAGGAGCAACTATTAATAATGATGTTAAAAATTGACTAGAAATAGTTCCATTTAATATAATTGAACCACCTATAAAACCACCTTTAATCAAAATTGGAGGATAACCTAAATTATTTTTATATTCGATAATTGCGCCACCCTGTTGTAAAGCATTCACAAGATGTTTAATAGGTCTTTCATTCATTCTATTATTTCCAGTTAATATCACATCATTTTTATATAATGAAAATACAGAAAGAAGCGGTCTCATAGCTGTTCCTGCATTACCTAGAAATAATGAAATAGAATTAGAGACTTTAAATGACTGATGATTACCTGTAATATGACAAATTTTATTTCCATCTGATAAAGAATAAAAAATACCTATTTTTTTTAACGCAGATAACATATATTGAGTATCTTCACTATCTAACAAATTATGAAGAGTGGTTACACCATTAGCTAAGGATGATAATAATAACGCTCTATTTGATATACTTTTTGATCCAGGTAAATTAATTACACCATCTATATAAGACACTGGTTTCATTTGTAAAAATTTTTGCATAATACACATACACTCTTTTAAAATAGAAAATAAAATATAATTTTTTATCCGTATTTTTTTTCAAAAAATAACATAAATTTTGCTAATTTTTTCACGCCTTCAAGTGGCATAGCATTGTAAATTGAAGCACGTATACCACCAACTATAAAATGTCCTTTTAAAGCATATAAACCAAAATTTTCTGATTCTTTTAAAAAAATTGAATTTAACTTTGAATCAAATAAATGAAATACCACGTTCATCTGAGATCGGTTTTCTTTATTAATATTATTAATATAAAAATTACTGTTGTCTATAATCTGATATAACATATCTGATTTTTCTTTATTTAATTTTTCAATTTCTTTTACCCCACCTTGTTTTTTAAGCCACTTAAAAACTAAACCTGACAAATACCAAGAAAATGTAGGTGGTGTGTTAAACATTGAATTATGTTGGTTTATAATATGATAATTTAAAATAGATGGACATAATTTAGAAGCATATCCTATTAAATCTTTTCTAATAATAATAATAGTAATACCCGAAGGACCAATGTTTTTTTGAGCACTAGCGTAAATAACCCCATATTTGTTAATATCAACTGAACGAGATAAAATAAATGATGAAAAATCTCCAATGATTATTTTATTTTTAAAATTAGGTTCTTCATATAATGATAATCCATCTATAGTTTCATTAGGGCAATAATGAACATATGCAGAATCATCATTAATATTCCATTGATCAGGTTTTAAAAGATAGGTTCTTTGATTCTTTACTTTTCTAATAAATATATTTTCAGAATTACAATATTTTTGTGATTCTAAAAATGCAGAATTAGACCAATAACCGCTATTAATATAATCAGCCTTTGAAAACTTACCCAATAAATTCATAGGAATTGCGGAAAATTGACCTCTAGCTCCTCCTTGGCAAAATAATATTTTATAAGCATCTGATATATTCAATAAATCTTTTAAATCTTTTTCTGCTTCTCTAACAACTTGACAAAAATTTTCAGTTCGATGACTAATCTCCATAACAGAACATCCTAAATTTTTCCAATTTTTTAGTTCTTTTTTAGCTTTACACAGAACAGTTTCAGGTATCATAGCTGGCCCAGCACTAAAATTATAAATTAAATTCATTGTTGCACACCAATAATTTATTGTTACATATAATTAGCTGATAAACTGCATATCTTTCATATATTTTGTTTGTAATATTTTTGGAATTTTTACCCGACCATCTTCTTCTTGATAATTTTCTAATATTGCCGCAAGTGTTCTACTGATAGCTAAACCAGAACCATTTAACGTATGTACAAAATGATTATTTTTTTCAACTTTTTTTCGATATCGAGTTTTCATACGACGAGCTTGAAAATCACCCATATTTGAACAAGATGAAATTTCTCGATATTTATTTTGAGAAGGAAACCATACTTCTAAATCATATGTTTTAGTTGAAGCAAAACTCATTTCTCCCGCGCATAATAAAACTTTTCTATATGGAAGCTCTAAAAGTTGTAAAATTTTTTCCGCATGATTAGTCAAGATTTCTAATGTTTCCATAGATAACTCGGGTTTAACAATTTGAACTAATTCTACTTTATCAAATTGATGTAAACGAATTAAACCTTTAACATCACGCCCATAGGAAGAAGCTTCGGACCTGAAACAAGGAGTATAAGCAGTTAACATAATAGGCAAATTTTTTTCATCTAATATCTGGTTCCGAAACAAATTAGTTAAAGGCACTTCTGCTGTTGGTATTAAAATATATTTTTTTTTATTCACAGTATTAATATGGAATAAATCATCACTAAATTTAGGTAATTGCCCCGTTCCATATAATGCATCATGATTTACCAAGTATGGAACATATGTTTCTACATATCCATGATGAGTAGTATGAACATCTAACATAAATTGGCTTAATGCTCTATGCAAAAGCGCAATATTTCCTTTCATAACAACAAATCTTGATCCTGATATATTCACTGCAGATTTCCAATCCATTTGATTAAGTTTATTACCTATTTCTACATGATCTCGAACAACAAAATTATATTTTTTTTTATCACCCCAATATTTTATTTCTTTATTATGATTAGGAGTAGATCCTTCTGGTACATCATCAGACGGAATATTAGGTATAGAAAGAGCAAGGTTATAAATTTTTTCTTTTAAAAAATTAAATTGATTTTTTAATATATCTAAATTTCGGTTAGATTTAATAATTTTATTTTTTAAATTTTCATTATTTTCTTTAGAAATTTTTGATTTTCTGAATAAATTTGATAACAAC from Buchnera aphidicola (Aphis aurantii) includes the following:
- the serC gene encoding 3-phosphoserine/phosphohydroxythreonine transaminase: MNLIYNFSAGPAMIPETVLCKAKKELKNWKNLGCSVMEISHRTENFCQVVREAEKDLKDLLNISDAYKILFCQGGARGQFSAIPMNLLGKFSKADYINSGYWSNSAFLESQKYCNSENIFIRKVKNQRTYLLKPDQWNINDDSAYVHYCPNETIDGLSLYEEPNFKNKIIIGDFSSFILSRSVDINKYGVIYASAQKNIGPSGITIIIIRKDLIGYASKLCPSILNYHIINQHNSMFNTPPTFSWYLSGLVFKWLKKQGGVKEIEKLNKEKSDMLYQIIDNSNFYINNINKENRSQMNVVFHLFDSKLNSIFLKESENFGLYALKGHFIVGGIRASIYNAMPLEGVKKLAKFMLFFEKKYG
- a CDS encoding (d)CMP kinase, whose amino-acid sequence is MKKNIPVITIDGPSGVGKSTLCNIIANKLNWYILESGVIYRLLAVMILKKNIPIIEKNIVCFLKNLDFSLLKKK
- the serS gene encoding serine--tRNA ligase, which produces MLNPYLLRKELFLVAEKLSKKGFKLDVSLISEMENKRKKLQVQTEHLQYQHKLLSNLFRKSKISKENNENLKNKIIKSNRNLDILKNQFNFLKEKIYNLALSIPNIPSDDVPEGSTPNHNKEIKYWGDKKKYNFVVRDHVEIGNKLNQMDWKSAVNISGSRFVVMKGNIALLHRALSQFMLDVHTTHHGYVETYVPYLVNHDALYGTGQLPKFSDDLFHINTVNKKKYILIPTAEVPLTNLFRNQILDEKNLPIMLTAYTPCFRSEASSYGRDVKGLIRLHQFDKVELVQIVKPELSMETLEILTNHAEKILQLLELPYRKVLLCAGEMSFASTKTYDLEVWFPSQNKYREISSCSNMGDFQARRMKTRYRKKVEKNNHFVHTLNGSGLAISRTLAAILENYQEEDGRVKIPKILQTKYMKDMQFIS
- the aroA gene encoding 3-phosphoshikimate 1-carboxyvinyltransferase, which translates into the protein MQKFLQMKPVSYIDGVINLPGSKSISNRALLLSSLANGVTTLHNLLDSEDTQYMLSALKKIGIFYSLSDGNKICHITGNHQSFKVSNSISLFLGNAGTAMRPLLSVFSLYKNDVILTGNNRMNERPIKHLVNALQQGGAIIEYKNNLGYPPILIKGGFIGGSIILNGTISSQFLTSLLIVAPLAIKNTTIFIKGNLVSKPYIDITINLIKLFGVYIKHDTYSVFYIEGNQEYQTPGNYTIEGDASSASYFLAASAIKGGSVKVIGVGKKSIQGDVKFASVLEKMGAIINWGDSFIISTKNTLTAIDLDMNDIPDAAMTVAIVALFSKGTTIIRNIYNWRVKETDRLSAMTNELKKVGAIVKEGKDFLSITPPNNFNFSEINTYNDHRMAMCFSLLCLSDVGVKIMDPNCVIKTYPEYFQDFLTICKN